The Leucobacter rhizosphaerae genome includes a region encoding these proteins:
- a CDS encoding dihydroorotase: MSHETITDATRPAGLLLRGVRVAADLTERGADHRSADTIDLRVADGRIVERGTDLAPQEGERIIEADGLVAMTGLVDLHTHLREPGGEQSETVLTGTRAAAAGGFTSVFAMANTMPVADTAGVVEQVQALGDAAGYASVRPIGAVTEDLAGERLSEIGAMAQSRAQVRVFSDDGKCVHDPMLMRRALEYVKTFDGVIAQHAQDPRLTEGAQMNEGALSSELGLKGWPAVAEESIIARDVLLAEHVGARLHICHLSTAGSVEVIRWAKARGVLVTAEVTPHHLILTEELVRSYDARYKVNPPLRRDADVRALRQAVADGLIDIVATDHAPHPVEAKECEWDAAAFGMVGLESALPIALLTLVHEGHASWAELETLLSQRPATIGGLDTHPAALEAGEIADIVLVDPSGSSTFSVDHLRGMSVNSPYLGMELPGRVAYTIRRGALTLDDGVLVDPETVAAAARATADLGRPQAEATA, from the coding sequence ATGAGCCACGAGACCATCACCGACGCGACCCGCCCGGCGGGCCTGCTGCTCCGCGGGGTGCGCGTGGCGGCGGACCTCACCGAGCGCGGCGCCGATCACCGCAGCGCCGACACGATCGATCTGCGCGTCGCCGATGGTCGCATCGTCGAGCGCGGCACCGATCTGGCGCCGCAAGAGGGCGAGCGGATCATCGAGGCCGACGGCCTCGTCGCGATGACGGGCCTCGTCGATCTCCACACGCACCTGCGCGAGCCGGGCGGGGAGCAGTCCGAGACCGTGCTGACGGGCACCCGCGCCGCCGCAGCCGGCGGATTCACGAGTGTGTTCGCGATGGCCAACACCATGCCCGTCGCCGACACCGCCGGGGTCGTCGAGCAGGTGCAGGCGCTGGGCGATGCCGCGGGCTACGCGAGCGTGCGCCCGATCGGCGCGGTGACCGAGGATCTCGCGGGGGAGCGCCTGAGCGAGATCGGCGCCATGGCGCAGTCCCGGGCGCAGGTGCGCGTCTTCTCCGACGACGGCAAGTGCGTGCACGACCCGATGCTCATGCGGCGTGCCCTCGAGTACGTGAAGACGTTCGACGGGGTCATCGCGCAGCACGCGCAGGATCCGCGGCTCACCGAGGGTGCGCAAATGAACGAGGGCGCGCTGTCGAGCGAGCTCGGCTTGAAGGGCTGGCCGGCGGTGGCCGAGGAGTCGATCATCGCCCGCGACGTGCTGCTCGCCGAGCACGTGGGCGCCAGGCTCCACATCTGCCACCTCTCGACAGCCGGTTCGGTCGAGGTCATCCGGTGGGCGAAGGCTCGCGGCGTGCTGGTCACGGCCGAGGTCACCCCGCACCACCTGATCCTCACCGAGGAGCTCGTGCGGAGCTACGACGCGCGCTACAAGGTGAATCCGCCGCTCCGTCGCGACGCCGACGTGCGGGCGCTCCGCCAGGCCGTCGCCGACGGACTCATCGACATCGTCGCGACCGACCACGCACCGCACCCGGTGGAGGCGAAGGAGTGCGAGTGGGACGCCGCCGCCTTCGGTATGGTCGGCCTCGAATCGGCACTCCCGATCGCGCTGCTCACCCTGGTCCACGAGGGGCACGCGAGCTGGGCGGAGCTCGAGACGCTGCTCTCGCAGCGGCCAGCGACGATCGGCGGGCTCGACACGCACCCCGCCGCGCTCGAGGCCGGCGAGATCGCCGACATCGTGCTCGTCGATCCCAGTGGCTCGAGCACCTTCTCGGTGGACCACCTGCGTGGCATGAGCGTGAATTCGCCGTACCTCGGCATGGAGCTCCCGGGTCGGGTCGCCTACACGATCCGCCGCGGCGCCCTGACCCTCGATGACGGAGTGCTCGTGGATCCGGAGACCGTCGCGGCCGCAGCGCGCGCCACGGCGGATCTCGGACGCCCCCAGGCGGAGGCCACCGCATGA
- the carA gene encoding glutamine-hydrolyzing carbamoyl-phosphate synthase small subunit — MTTTTTEVTVPPTTAVPTGAAVLVLEDGSRYTGRAYGATGQTLGEVVFSTGMTGYQETLTDPSYAGQIVLMTAPHIGNTGANDTDMESRKIWVAGFIVRDPARRVSNFRAERSLDEDLVADGVVGISGVDTRAITRHIRSAGAMRAGVFSGDALALSEDAQLALVQEQPSMAGKNLSAEVTTAERYDVPASGEVSRIGTIAVLDLGIKRATVQYLSEHGFDVVVLPATTTADEVRAIAPDALFYSNGPGDPAASEQQVALLQEMLRDGVPYFGICFGNQLLGRALGFGTYKLPFGHRGINQPVLDKRTGRVEITAQNHGFAVDAPIEGELDSPAGFGRVQVSHYSLNDQVVEGLECLDIPAFSVQYHPEAAAGPHDAFYLFNRFRELVQHRSSRTTGGNEETH, encoded by the coding sequence GTGACCACCACAACGACCGAAGTGACGGTACCCCCGACCACTGCCGTGCCCACGGGCGCCGCGGTGCTCGTGCTCGAGGACGGGTCCCGATACACCGGTCGCGCCTACGGGGCGACCGGGCAGACGCTGGGCGAGGTCGTCTTCTCGACCGGTATGACCGGGTACCAGGAGACGCTCACCGATCCCTCGTACGCCGGGCAGATCGTGCTCATGACGGCGCCGCACATCGGCAACACCGGAGCGAACGACACCGACATGGAGTCCCGCAAGATCTGGGTCGCCGGGTTCATCGTGCGCGATCCCGCGCGTCGCGTCTCCAACTTCCGGGCGGAGCGCTCGCTCGACGAGGACCTCGTCGCCGACGGCGTCGTGGGGATCAGCGGCGTCGACACCCGCGCGATCACCCGCCACATCCGCTCGGCCGGCGCCATGCGCGCGGGCGTCTTCTCCGGCGACGCGCTCGCGCTCTCCGAGGACGCGCAGCTCGCACTCGTGCAGGAGCAGCCCAGCATGGCCGGCAAGAACCTCTCCGCAGAGGTCACCACGGCCGAGCGCTACGACGTGCCAGCCTCGGGCGAGGTCTCGCGCATCGGCACGATCGCGGTGCTCGACCTCGGCATCAAGCGGGCGACGGTCCAGTACCTCTCGGAGCACGGTTTCGACGTCGTGGTGCTGCCCGCGACGACCACCGCCGACGAGGTGCGCGCCATCGCCCCCGACGCGCTCTTCTACTCGAACGGTCCCGGCGATCCCGCAGCCTCCGAGCAGCAGGTCGCGCTGCTGCAGGAGATGCTCCGAGACGGTGTGCCGTACTTCGGGATCTGCTTCGGCAACCAGCTGCTCGGGCGGGCGCTCGGCTTCGGCACCTACAAGCTGCCCTTCGGCCACCGCGGGATCAACCAGCCGGTGCTCGACAAGCGCACCGGACGGGTCGAGATCACCGCCCAGAACCACGGCTTCGCCGTCGACGCCCCGATCGAGGGCGAGCTCGACTCGCCGGCCGGCTTCGGGCGGGTGCAGGTCAGCCACTACAGCCTGAACGACCAGGTGGTGGAGGGGCTCGAGTGCCTCGACATCCCCGCGTTCTCGGTGCAGTACCACCCCGAGGCGGCGGCCGGGCCGCACGACGCCTTCTACTTGTTCAACCGATTCCGTGAGCTGGTTCAGCACCGCTCCTCCCGCACCACCGGCGGGAACGAGGAGACCCACTAA
- the carB gene encoding carbamoyl-phosphate synthase large subunit: MPKRSDINSVLVIGSGPIVIGQACEFDYSGTQACRVLREEGVRVILVNSNPATIMTDPDFADATYVEPITPAVIERIIQKEQPDAILPTLGGQTALNAAIALHDQGILEKYGVELIGAKVEAIQRGEDRQIFKELVLESGADVARSHIAHTIEEAKEFAKDLGYPLVVRPSFTMGGLGSGFAYTEEELVRIAGDGLHYSPTTEVLLEESILGWKEYELELMRDTSDNTVVVCSIENVDAVGVHTGDSITVAPALTLTDREYQKLRDIGIDIIRRVGVDTGGCNIQYAIDPKTGRVIVIEMNPRVSRSSALASKATGFPIAKIAAKLALGYRLDEIPNDITQKTPASFEPSIDYVVVKAPRFAFEKFPAADDTLTTTMKSVGEAMAIGRNFTTALQKSLRSLEKRGSSFHWNAVPEAERAQRVEDLLGTIGRPTDGRIVDVQQALRLGATIEQVYAATAIDPWFLDQIQLINEVAETVRQAPQLTREVLLEAKDHGFSDVQIAGIRGTSESEIRGLRHGLGLRPVFKTVDTCAGEFPALTPYHYSSYDQETEVAPSDRQKIVILGSGPNRIGQGVEFDYSCVHASFALSDAGYETIMINCNPETVSTDYDTSDRLYFEPLTLEDVLEVIHAEQASGTLLGVVVQLGGQTALGLAQPLKDAGIPILGTTPEAIDLAEERGAFSRILEQAGLTAPRNGTAIDKEGAIRIAEEIGYPVLVRPSFVLGGRGMEIVYDTTALHGYFERIAGHALVGPGHPLLVDRFLDDAIEIDVDALYDGEQLYVGGVMEHIEEAGVHSGDSSCTLPPVTLGHDQIARVREATLGIASGLGVRGLLNVQFAIAQGVLYVLEANPRASRTVPFVSKALGIPLAKAASRIMAGESIAQLIEAGLLPERDGSRAPIDAPIAVKEAVLPFKRFRTHEGLVVDSLLGPEMRSTGEVMGMDRDFPTAFAKSQSAAGSELPTSGTVFLSVADRDKRAIVLPALRLQELGYRILATQGTQVVLARNGIRSETVRKHSKHSEGETIVDLINGGSVDMIINTPSGSDARADGYEIRAAAVAADKPIFTTVSELSAAVGAISAQSAGFDVKSLQEYELDRVAARAAESA, translated from the coding sequence ATGCCCAAGCGTTCAGACATCAATTCAGTCCTCGTCATCGGCTCCGGTCCGATCGTCATCGGTCAGGCCTGCGAGTTCGATTACTCCGGCACCCAGGCGTGCCGCGTGCTCCGCGAGGAGGGCGTGCGCGTCATCCTCGTGAACTCGAACCCGGCGACCATCATGACCGATCCCGACTTCGCGGATGCGACGTACGTCGAGCCGATCACCCCCGCGGTGATCGAGCGCATCATCCAGAAGGAGCAGCCGGACGCGATCCTGCCGACCCTCGGCGGCCAGACGGCGCTCAACGCGGCCATCGCGCTGCACGACCAGGGGATCCTCGAGAAGTACGGCGTCGAGCTGATCGGCGCGAAGGTCGAGGCGATCCAGCGCGGTGAGGACCGCCAGATCTTCAAGGAGCTGGTGCTCGAGTCGGGTGCCGACGTCGCCCGGTCGCACATCGCGCACACGATCGAGGAGGCCAAGGAGTTCGCGAAGGACCTCGGCTACCCGCTCGTCGTCCGCCCGTCCTTCACCATGGGCGGTCTCGGCTCGGGCTTCGCCTACACCGAGGAGGAGCTCGTCCGCATCGCCGGCGACGGCCTCCACTACAGCCCGACGACGGAGGTGCTGCTCGAGGAGTCGATCCTCGGGTGGAAGGAGTACGAGCTCGAGCTCATGCGCGACACCTCCGACAACACGGTCGTCGTCTGCTCGATCGAGAACGTCGACGCGGTGGGCGTGCACACGGGTGACTCGATCACGGTCGCACCCGCCCTGACCCTCACCGACCGCGAGTACCAGAAGCTGCGCGACATCGGCATCGACATCATCCGCCGGGTGGGCGTCGACACCGGTGGTTGCAACATCCAGTACGCGATCGATCCGAAGACGGGCCGCGTCATCGTCATCGAGATGAACCCGCGCGTGTCGCGGTCGTCGGCCCTCGCGTCGAAGGCCACCGGCTTCCCGATCGCGAAGATCGCGGCGAAGCTCGCGCTGGGCTACCGTCTCGACGAGATCCCGAACGACATCACCCAGAAGACCCCCGCGAGCTTCGAGCCCTCGATCGACTACGTCGTGGTGAAGGCCCCGCGGTTCGCCTTCGAGAAGTTCCCGGCCGCCGACGACACGCTCACGACCACCATGAAGTCGGTGGGCGAGGCGATGGCGATCGGCCGCAACTTCACGACGGCGCTGCAGAAGTCGCTGCGGTCGCTCGAGAAGCGCGGCTCGTCGTTCCATTGGAACGCGGTGCCGGAGGCCGAGCGGGCGCAGCGGGTCGAGGATCTCCTCGGCACCATCGGCCGCCCGACCGACGGCCGCATCGTGGACGTGCAGCAGGCGCTCCGTCTCGGTGCGACGATCGAGCAGGTCTACGCCGCAACGGCGATCGATCCCTGGTTCCTCGACCAGATCCAGCTCATCAACGAGGTCGCCGAAACGGTGCGGCAGGCTCCGCAGCTCACCCGCGAGGTGCTCCTCGAGGCGAAGGATCACGGTTTCTCCGACGTGCAGATCGCGGGGATCCGCGGCACCTCCGAGTCCGAGATCCGCGGCCTGCGCCACGGCCTCGGTCTGCGGCCGGTGTTCAAGACCGTCGACACCTGCGCGGGCGAGTTCCCCGCGCTCACGCCGTACCACTACTCCTCGTACGACCAGGAGACCGAGGTCGCCCCGTCCGACCGGCAGAAGATCGTCATCCTCGGTTCGGGCCCGAACCGCATCGGCCAGGGCGTCGAGTTCGACTACTCGTGCGTGCACGCGTCGTTCGCGCTCTCCGACGCGGGCTACGAGACGATCATGATCAACTGCAACCCCGAGACGGTCTCGACCGACTACGACACCTCGGACCGCCTGTACTTCGAGCCGCTCACGCTCGAGGACGTGCTCGAGGTCATCCACGCCGAGCAGGCGTCGGGCACGCTGCTGGGCGTCGTCGTCCAGCTCGGCGGGCAGACGGCGCTCGGGCTGGCGCAGCCGCTCAAGGACGCCGGGATCCCGATCCTCGGCACGACCCCCGAGGCGATCGACCTGGCTGAGGAGCGCGGCGCGTTCTCGCGGATTCTGGAGCAGGCCGGGCTCACCGCGCCCCGCAACGGCACCGCGATCGACAAGGAGGGTGCGATCCGCATCGCCGAGGAGATCGGCTACCCGGTGCTCGTGCGCCCGTCGTTCGTGCTCGGCGGCCGCGGCATGGAGATCGTGTACGACACGACCGCCCTGCACGGCTACTTCGAGCGCATCGCCGGCCACGCGCTGGTCGGCCCCGGCCACCCGCTGCTCGTGGACCGGTTCCTCGACGACGCGATCGAGATCGACGTCGACGCGCTCTACGACGGCGAGCAGCTCTACGTCGGCGGCGTGATGGAGCACATCGAGGAGGCCGGTGTGCACTCGGGTGACTCCAGCTGCACCCTGCCGCCCGTCACGCTCGGACACGACCAGATCGCGCGGGTGCGCGAGGCGACGCTCGGCATCGCGTCCGGCCTCGGTGTCCGCGGCCTGCTGAACGTGCAGTTCGCGATCGCGCAGGGGGTCCTCTACGTGCTCGAGGCGAACCCGCGTGCGTCGCGCACCGTGCCGTTCGTGTCGAAGGCGCTCGGGATCCCGCTCGCGAAGGCGGCCTCGCGCATCATGGCGGGGGAGTCGATCGCGCAGCTCATCGAGGCCGGGCTGCTGCCCGAGCGCGATGGATCCCGCGCCCCGATCGATGCCCCGATCGCCGTCAAGGAGGCCGTGCTGCCCTTCAAACGCTTCCGCACCCACGAGGGGCTCGTCGTCGACTCGCTGCTCGGGCCGGAGATGCGCTCGACCGGCGAGGTCATGGGCATGGACCGCGACTTCCCGACCGCGTTCGCGAAGAGTCAGTCCGCTGCGGGCAGCGAGCTGCCGACGTCGGGCACCGTGTTCCTCTCCGTGGCGGATCGCGACAAGCGCGCCATCGTGCTGCCGGCGCTCCGACTCCAGGAGCTCGGCTACCGGATCCTCGCGACGCAGGGCACGCAGGTCGTGCTCGCGCGCAACGGGATCCGCTCGGAGACCGTCCGCAAGCACTCGAAGCACAGCGAGGGGGAGACGATCGTCGACCTCATCAACGGCGGGTCGGTCGACATGATCATCAACACCCCGTCGGGGAGCGATGCGCGTGCGGACGGCTACGAGATTCGCGCCGCGGCCGTTGCGGCTGACAAGCCGATCTTCACGACGGTGTCGGAGCTCTCGGCCGCGGTGGGCGCCATCTCCGCGCAGAGCGCCGGCTTCGACGTGAAGTCGCTGCAGGAGTACGAGCTCGATCGTGTGGCGGCGCGGGCGGCGGAGAGCGCGTAA
- the pyrF gene encoding orotidine-5'-phosphate decarboxylase, which yields MTSFSNRLGAALAAKRHLCVGIDPHAPLLADWGLTDDAAGAERMGRDVIAAAAGVAACVKPQIAFFERFGSAGYVALERVLADARAAGVLVIADVKRGDIGSSFAAYADAWLTPGSPLEADAMTVTAYQGFGSLSGAFGHVRDHGKGLFVLAATSNPEAREVQQSRRADGRTVAQAMVDDALAFDAPLDTHVNSVGVVLGATLTLADFGIDVTLPPAKPALPVLAPGFGHQGARIEDAGRTFGGLGWALLANESRSVLSGGARGLADRVRERSDSIARALTPESA from the coding sequence ATGACGTCGTTCTCGAATCGCCTCGGCGCCGCACTCGCGGCGAAGCGCCACCTGTGCGTGGGGATCGATCCGCACGCACCGCTGCTCGCGGACTGGGGGCTGACGGACGATGCCGCCGGCGCCGAGCGGATGGGTCGCGACGTGATCGCGGCCGCCGCCGGCGTCGCGGCGTGCGTCAAGCCCCAGATCGCGTTCTTCGAGCGATTCGGCTCGGCGGGCTACGTGGCGCTCGAGCGGGTGCTCGCCGACGCGCGCGCGGCGGGGGTGCTCGTGATCGCGGACGTGAAGCGGGGGGACATCGGGTCGAGCTTCGCGGCGTACGCCGACGCCTGGCTCACCCCGGGATCCCCGCTCGAGGCGGACGCGATGACCGTCACGGCGTATCAGGGCTTCGGGAGCTTGAGCGGCGCCTTCGGGCACGTTCGCGACCACGGCAAGGGGCTGTTCGTGCTCGCGGCGACCTCGAACCCCGAAGCTCGGGAGGTGCAGCAATCGCGTCGTGCGGACGGCCGCACCGTGGCTCAGGCCATGGTCGACGACGCGCTCGCTTTCGACGCGCCTCTGGACACGCACGTCAATTCGGTCGGGGTCGTGCTCGGCGCCACGCTCACGCTGGCCGACTTCGGGATCGACGTCACCCTGCCACCCGCGAAGCCGGCGCTGCCGGTGCTCGCCCCGGGCTTCGGCCACCAGGGCGCCCGGATCGAGGACGCGGGCCGCACCTTCGGTGGGCTCGGCTGGGCGCTGCTCGCGAACGAATCGCGCAGTGTCTTGTCGGGCGGCGCGCGGGGGCTTGCCGACCGGGTGCGCGAGCGCTCGGATAGCATTGCCAGGGCATTGACACCCGAGTCCGCCTAG
- the gmk gene encoding guanylate kinase, giving the protein MSDSTTDDADSTAMPEVDRVAANRAAIAARQARADLKQRLRSGEISPLRVLEQSLVPNSPAATLRITDYLLSFPAIGAVKAERVREQLGISDRKRLGGLGRLQREKLETFVRDRLGSAPEGGRPPLTVLAGPTAVGKGTVAAYIRDHFPEVRLSVSATTRRPRPGEIEGEHYYFVDDEGFDRMLASDELLEWATVHNQSRYGTPRGPVDQAAENGDLVLLEIDLQGARQVRASMPEARLVFLAPPSWDELVNRLVGRGTEDEAERARRLETAKVELAAAEEFDEIIVNDEVPRAALRLVELMRG; this is encoded by the coding sequence ATGAGCGACTCCACCACCGACGACGCGGACAGCACCGCCATGCCGGAGGTCGATCGGGTCGCCGCCAATCGCGCCGCGATCGCTGCCCGGCAGGCGCGAGCCGACCTGAAGCAGCGCCTGCGCAGCGGCGAGATCTCGCCCCTGCGGGTGCTGGAGCAGTCGCTCGTGCCGAACAGCCCGGCCGCGACCCTCCGCATCACCGACTACCTGCTGTCGTTCCCCGCCATCGGCGCGGTGAAAGCCGAGCGGGTGCGCGAACAGCTCGGGATCTCCGACCGGAAGCGTCTCGGGGGCCTCGGGCGGTTGCAGCGCGAGAAGCTCGAGACGTTCGTGCGGGATCGCCTGGGATCGGCGCCCGAGGGCGGCCGTCCGCCGCTCACCGTGCTGGCCGGACCGACGGCGGTCGGCAAGGGCACGGTGGCCGCGTACATCCGCGATCACTTCCCGGAGGTGCGGCTGTCCGTCTCCGCGACGACCCGCCGCCCGCGCCCGGGCGAGATCGAGGGGGAGCACTACTACTTCGTCGACGACGAGGGCTTCGATCGGATGCTCGCCTCCGACGAACTGCTCGAGTGGGCCACGGTGCACAACCAGAGCCGCTACGGCACTCCGCGTGGGCCGGTGGATCAGGCCGCCGAGAACGGCGACCTCGTGCTCCTGGAGATCGACTTGCAGGGCGCCCGCCAGGTGCGGGCCAGCATGCCCGAGGCGCGCCTCGTGTTCCTCGCTCCGCCGAGCTGGGACGAGCTGGTGAACCGGCTCGTGGGCCGTGGAACCGAAGACGAAGCCGAGCGCGCACGGCGTCTCGAGACCGCGAAGGTGGAGCTCGCGGCGGCCGAGGAATTCGACGAGATCATCGTCAACGACGAGGTTCCGCGGGCCGCGCTGCGGCTCGTCGAACTCATGCGGGGGTAG
- a CDS encoding multidrug DMT transporter permease produces MDQLVDGLSEVTALDPKQFLGIPLALIGAALLAFGAQYQSRGLNKVERIVGVSAGSGLSLRHVMSLFRRPSWVVGTALLGLAVVFQIGSLSLSPLIIVQPIGVVGLVITSILNSRVSRVKLGRRVQTSIGLAVAGIVVFVSIAAFTASDRPVTDTKLIVILVTFAVVLAVALLLFVLLRHRGIALVYIVGAGVLYGFVATFAKAVIGRFQQQEFEWLTWTCVAALLIGALLGMVFVQNAYSSGPPDLVVAGLTVIDPIIAVLIGIVVLGEAAGAPLWAVIAFIASGAVAIIGVIGLAKFHPQTGASALRPEGGALAAGGAAPAAPPGTSASSDPAVTPGDDAPAGS; encoded by the coding sequence ATGGATCAGCTGGTCGACGGCCTGTCCGAGGTGACGGCGCTGGATCCGAAGCAGTTCCTCGGGATCCCGCTCGCCCTCATCGGAGCGGCGCTGCTCGCGTTCGGGGCGCAGTACCAGTCCCGGGGGCTCAACAAGGTCGAGCGCATCGTCGGGGTGAGCGCGGGGTCCGGGCTGTCGCTGCGGCACGTGATGAGCCTGTTCCGGCGCCCGTCGTGGGTGGTCGGCACTGCGCTGCTCGGGCTCGCAGTCGTGTTCCAGATCGGATCGCTGTCGCTGTCGCCACTGATCATCGTGCAGCCGATCGGGGTCGTCGGGCTTGTGATCACCTCGATCCTGAACTCCCGCGTGAGTCGTGTGAAGCTCGGCCGGCGGGTGCAGACCTCGATCGGTCTCGCCGTGGCGGGAATCGTCGTCTTCGTCAGCATCGCGGCATTCACGGCCTCGGACCGCCCCGTCACCGACACGAAGCTCATCGTGATCCTCGTGACCTTCGCGGTGGTGCTCGCCGTCGCCCTGCTCCTCTTCGTGCTCCTGCGGCACCGCGGGATCGCGCTCGTCTACATCGTCGGCGCGGGCGTGCTGTACGGATTCGTGGCGACCTTCGCGAAAGCCGTCATCGGACGTTTCCAGCAGCAGGAGTTCGAGTGGCTCACCTGGACCTGCGTCGCGGCGCTCCTCATCGGTGCGCTGCTCGGGATGGTGTTCGTGCAGAACGCCTACTCGTCGGGTCCGCCAGATCTTGTGGTCGCGGGCCTCACGGTGATCGATCCGATCATCGCGGTGCTCATCGGCATCGTCGTGCTCGGTGAGGCGGCGGGAGCGCCCCTGTGGGCGGTGATCGCGTTCATCGCCTCGGGCGCGGTGGCGATCATCGGTGTGATCGGGCTGGCGAAGTTCCACCCGCAGACCGGGGCCTCGGCGCTGCGTCCCGAGGGCGGCGCGCTTGCTGCTGGTGGCGCGGCGCCTGCTGCGCCCCCTGGGACTTCTGCGTCTTCTGACCCTGCGGTGACTCCTGGGGACGACGCCCCCGCCGGATCCTGA
- a CDS encoding metallopeptidase family protein encodes MHQVPEAQFESLVADQMDQLPDGLGRELDNVSVTVQDRPADGSLQVLAVYSGVPLSERGQFGAAPLPDNIVLYRESMLAHAHDVEALKREIWNTLIREIGQHLGMDDAQLAELVARHRR; translated from the coding sequence ATGCACCAGGTACCCGAGGCTCAGTTCGAATCGCTCGTCGCCGATCAGATGGATCAGCTGCCCGACGGACTCGGCCGTGAACTGGACAACGTGAGCGTCACGGTGCAGGATCGGCCGGCCGACGGCAGCCTGCAGGTGCTCGCGGTGTACAGCGGCGTTCCGCTCTCGGAGCGCGGACAGTTCGGTGCGGCTCCCCTGCCCGACAACATCGTGCTGTACCGCGAGTCGATGCTTGCGCACGCCCACGACGTCGAGGCGCTGAAGCGCGAGATCTGGAACACGCTGATCCGCGAGATCGGGCAGCACCTCGGCATGGACGACGCGCAACTCGCGGAGCTGGTCGCTCGCCACCGCCGGTAG
- a CDS encoding DNA-3-methyladenine glycosylase, producing the protein MSRDLFLPHALEVAPNLLGAVLRLDSAAGSVGIRITEVEAYHGVGTPGPLDEASHARRRRTERNAAMFGPPGHTYVYFTYGMHHALNLVCSPDGTPSGVLIRAAEVVDGVDLARSRRQARRRSEREIPNHLLASGPGNVAAALGLTRAEHDGRDLFAEPFGFAPASGPVPMERGPRVGVVGSAEAPWRFWIPGPTVSRFRPGRG; encoded by the coding sequence GTGTCCCGAGATCTCTTTCTGCCGCACGCGCTGGAGGTGGCTCCGAATCTGCTGGGAGCGGTCCTCCGTCTCGACAGCGCCGCCGGGTCGGTGGGGATCAGGATCACCGAGGTCGAGGCGTACCACGGGGTCGGCACGCCGGGGCCGCTCGACGAGGCGTCGCACGCGCGTCGTCGCCGGACCGAGCGGAACGCGGCGATGTTCGGCCCGCCCGGGCACACCTACGTGTACTTCACGTACGGCATGCATCACGCGCTCAATCTGGTCTGCTCCCCCGACGGAACGCCGTCCGGTGTGCTGATCCGCGCGGCGGAGGTGGTCGATGGCGTCGACCTCGCGCGCTCCCGCCGACAGGCCCGCCGTCGCAGTGAGCGGGAGATCCCGAACCACCTGCTCGCGAGCGGCCCGGGAAATGTGGCGGCCGCGCTCGGGCTCACTCGGGCCGAACACGATGGACGGGATCTCTTCGCGGAGCCGTTCGGGTTTGCTCCGGCATCGGGTCCGGTGCCGATGGAACGAGGACCTCGCGTCGGAGTGGTCGGATCCGCCGAAGCCCCGTGGCGGTTCTGGATCCCGGGACCGACCGTATCGCGGTTCCGTCCCGGGCGCGGGTGA
- a CDS encoding iron-siderophore ABC transporter substrate-binding protein, which produces MRTSRLLGLTAVASIALGLAACAPSAETEPAAGGASEAGYPIEIEHVYGTTTIEAKPERVATVAWANHEVPLALGVVPVGMSKATWGDDDDNGVLPWVEDKLDELGAETPVLFDETDGIDFEAVADTQPDVILAAYSGLTEDDYNTLSKIAPVVAYPETPWGTSLDDMITLNSEAIGLGDEGDALIEELHGAVDDALASHAELQDRKILFAFLNPADLSKIGFYTVHDTRPGFLADLGLPQPEIVDEESAGTEEFYVEVSSEAADRFADVDVFVTYGDAEGAVLKQIQSDPLLSKIPAVAEGRIAILEESSPLAASANPSPLSIDWGIDDYFEVLATAATAK; this is translated from the coding sequence GTGCGCACTTCACGCCTCCTCGGCCTCACCGCCGTTGCCTCCATCGCACTCGGTTTGGCCGCCTGCGCGCCGTCCGCTGAGACCGAACCGGCAGCGGGAGGCGCATCCGAGGCCGGCTACCCGATCGAGATCGAGCACGTCTACGGTACGACGACCATCGAGGCGAAGCCTGAGCGTGTGGCCACCGTCGCCTGGGCGAACCACGAGGTCCCGCTCGCGCTCGGCGTGGTCCCGGTCGGCATGAGCAAGGCGACCTGGGGCGACGACGACGACAATGGTGTGCTGCCCTGGGTCGAGGACAAGCTCGACGAGCTCGGCGCCGAGACCCCCGTGCTCTTCGACGAGACCGACGGGATCGACTTCGAGGCCGTTGCCGACACCCAGCCGGACGTCATCCTCGCCGCCTACTCCGGACTCACGGAGGACGACTACAACACTCTCTCGAAGATCGCTCCGGTCGTCGCATACCCGGAGACCCCGTGGGGCACCTCCCTCGACGACATGATCACGCTGAACTCCGAGGCGATCGGTCTCGGTGACGAGGGCGACGCGCTCATCGAGGAGCTGCACGGCGCGGTCGACGATGCGCTCGCGTCGCACGCGGAGCTGCAGGATCGGAAGATCCTCTTCGCGTTCCTGAACCCGGCCGACCTCTCCAAGATCGGCTTCTACACCGTGCACGACACCCGACCCGGCTTCCTGGCCGACCTCGGCCTGCCGCAGCCGGAGATCGTCGATGAGGAGTCGGCAGGCACGGAGGAGTTCTACGTCGAGGTGAGCTCGGAGGCGGCGGACCGCTTCGCGGACGTCGACGTGTTCGTGACCTACGGCGACGCCGAGGGCGCCGTGCTGAAGCAGATCCAGTCCGACCCGCTGCTCTCCAAGATCCCCGCGGTCGCCGAGGGCCGGATCGCGATCCTCGAGGAGTCGAGCCCGCTCGCGGCCTCGGCCAACCCGTCGCCGCTGTCGATCGACTGGGGGATCGACGACTACTTCGAGGTGCTCGCCACCGCGGCGACCGCGAAGTAG